A genomic window from Silene latifolia isolate original U9 population chromosome Y, ASM4854445v1, whole genome shotgun sequence includes:
- the LOC141627882 gene encoding uncharacterized protein LOC141627882, with the protein MRGCELMKLYDWNVAAIGKYVWWIESKADHLWVKWVHSVYIKSSLWESYVPTLNSSWTWRKICQVKEILKPLLFHSQGGHEYSAKQGYEWLNPRGLMLPWVPWVNIKWMIPRHAFLVWIVAQQKLLTQDRLQKFGMVQSNVCYLCGVEEEDHEHIFFQCRSDELCRV; encoded by the coding sequence atgagagggtgtgagttaatgaaGTTGTATGACTGGAATGTTGCAGCCATTGGGAAGTACGTATGGTGGATTGAAAGCAAAGCTGACCACCTATGGGTCAAATGGGTACATTCCGTTTATATAAAGAGCAGTCTATGGGAAAGTTATGTACCTACTCTGAATAGTAGCTGGACTTGGCGCAAAATATGCCAGGTTAAAGAGATTTTGAAACCTTTACTTTTCCACAGTCAGGGGGGGCATGAGTACTCTGCAAAACAAGGATATGAATGGCTCAATCCTCGTGGACTTATGCTTCCCTGGGTTCCTTGGGTGAATATTAAATGGATGATTCCAAGACATGCTTTTCTGGTATGGATTGTTGCCCAGCAGAAACTGCTCACCCAGGATCGTTTACAGAAGTTTGGCATGGTGCAGTCTAATGTGTGTTATTTGTGTGGTGTTGAGGAAGAAGATCATGAGCATATCTTCTTTCAATGTCGATCTGATGAGCTTTGCAGAGTCTAA